A genomic region of Paramormyrops kingsleyae isolate MSU_618 chromosome 19, PKINGS_0.4, whole genome shotgun sequence contains the following coding sequences:
- the hsf2 gene encoding heat shock factor protein 2, which translates to MKQNSNVPAFLTKLWTLVEDPDTNEFICWSQEGSSFLVLDEQRFAKEILPKFFKHNNMASFVRQLNMYGFRKVMHIDTGIVKQERDGPVEFQHPFFKHGQDDLLEHIKRKVSVSRPEESKIRQDDLSKILSSVQNIHGQQENMDSRLATLKRENEALWREIADLRQKHNQQQQVIKKLIQFIVTLVQNNHVLSLKRKRPLLLNSNGKKSKFIQPIFDEPVDHNKTHVNGLKNHSDITDDVIICDLTVEDSEVTEEISRSFDQRDVEIVEVQGDGDAAILVESAVDKEAENSPETMCEYTARSSTELPESSGALQVNLPSILSFEDPVKMMDSILNESGTISQNLNLLGKVELMDYLDSIDCSLEDFQALLYGKQFSIDTDVVGETEGLKENAELLAKGGKPEADNTDKQLVQYTTCPLLAFLDGCTSLTPEPESPVCELGEALLEQATGDTADGDLLEPSLEMQEPPRSKLIRLEPLTEAEASEASLFYLCELSPDGPGVEAPQLEV; encoded by the exons ATGAAGCAAAATAGTAACGTACCAGCGTTTTTGACGAAGCTATGGACTCTCGTCGAGGATCCTGATACCAATGAATTTATCTGCTGGAgccag GAGGGCAGCAGTTTTCTTGTGTTGGATGAACAGAGATTTGCAAAGGAAATACTCCCGAAGTTCTTCAAACACAACAACATGGCCAGTTTTGTAAGGCAGCTAAACATGT ATGGATTCCGCAAAGTGATGCACATTGATACGGGCATAGTGAAGCAGGAGCGGGACGGCCCCGTCGAATTTCAGCATCCTTTCTTCAAGCATGGCCAAGATGACTTACTGGAACACATCAAGAGAAAG GTTTCTGTCTCCAGGCCTGAGGAGAGCAAAATCAGACAAGATGATCTGTCGAAGATCTTGTCCAGCGTCCAGAATATTCACGGCCAGCAGGAGAATATGGACTCCCGACTTGCAACGCTGAAAAG ggAGAATGAAGCTCTGTGGAGAGAGATAGCCGACCTGCGTCAAAAGCacaaccagcagcagcaagTTATAAAGAAG CTGATACAGTTTATTGTCACTCTGGTTCAGAACAACCATGTCCTGAGTTTAAAGCGAAAAAG ACCATTGCTGCTGAACAGCAATGGGAAGAAATCCAAATTCATCCAGCCAATTTTCGATGAGCCTGTCGACCACAACAAG ACCCATGTCAATGGGTTAAAGAATCATTCTGACATtactgatgatgtcatcatcTGCGATTTAACCGTTGAGGATTCTGAGGTCACAGAGGAAATTTCACGATCTTTTGATCAAAG GGACGTGGAAATAGTGGAGGTGCAAGGAGATGGTGATGCCGCCATACTGGTGGAGAGCGCAGTGGACAAGGAAGCAGAAAACTCCCCGGAGACCATGTGCGAATACACAGCCAGGAGCTCCACCGAGTTGCCCGAGAGCAGCGGCGCACTGCAGGTCAACTTGCCGTCGATACTGAGCTTCGAAGACCCAGTCAAAATGATGGACTCCATCCTCAACGAGAGCGGAACCATCTCGCAGAACCTGAACCTCCTGGGAAA GGTTGAGCTGATGGACTACCTGGACAGCATTGATTGCAGCTTGGAGGATTTCCAGGCCTTGTTGTATGGCAAGCAGTTCAGCATTGACACAGACGTCGTAGGG GAGACGGAGGGTTTGAAAGAGAATGCGGAATTGTTAGCTAAAGGAGGGAAGCCAGAAGCTGATAATACAG ACAAGCAGCTGGTCCAGTACACcacctgccccctgctggccttcCTGGATGGCTGCACCTCCCTGACCCCGGAGCCCGAATCTCCGGTGTGCGAGCTGGGGGAGGCGCTGCTGGAGCAGGCCACCGGGGACACTGCCGATGGCGACCTCCTGGAACCGAGCCTGGAGATGCAGGAGCCTCCACGGAGCAAGCTGATCCGCTTGGAGCCGCTGACGGAGGCGGAGGCCAGCGAGGCCTCTCTGTTTTACCTGTGCGAACTGAGCCCCGACGGGCCTGGTGTGGAGGCCCCACAGCTGGAGgtctga